A window from Mycobacterium saskatchewanense encodes these proteins:
- a CDS encoding PQQ-dependent sugar dehydrogenase codes for MRIRRSVRCGFAALSAVVVVSGGCARFNDAQSQPFTTAPELKPQPSSSPPPPPPLPPTPFPKACPAPGVMQGCLESTSGLIMGPDSKTALVGERTTGAVKEISVSAEPKVKMVIPVDPSGDGGLMDIVLSPTYNQDRLMYAYISTPTDNRVIRIADGDIPKDILTGIPKGANGNTGALIFTSPTTLVVMTGDAGNPAMAADPKSLAGKVLRIEQPTTIGQAPPTTALSGVGAGGGLCTDPVDGSLYVADRTPTADRLQRITKTSEVSTVWTWPDKPGVAGCAAMDGTVLVNLINTKLTVAVRLAPSTGAVTGEPDVVRKDTHAHAWALRMSPDGNVWGATVNKTAGDAEKLDDVVFPLFPQGGGFPRNNDDKT; via the coding sequence ATGCGGATTCGGCGCTCGGTTCGATGCGGGTTCGCCGCGCTCAGCGCGGTCGTGGTCGTGTCGGGTGGGTGCGCGCGGTTCAACGACGCCCAGTCCCAGCCGTTCACTACCGCGCCCGAGCTCAAGCCCCAGCCCAGCTCGAGCCCTCCCCCGCCGCCGCCCCTGCCGCCGACGCCCTTCCCGAAGGCCTGCCCCGCGCCGGGTGTGATGCAGGGCTGCCTGGAGAGCACCAGCGGCCTGATCATGGGTCCCGACAGCAAGACTGCGCTGGTCGGCGAACGCACCACCGGCGCCGTCAAGGAGATCTCCGTCAGCGCCGAGCCGAAGGTGAAGATGGTGATCCCGGTGGACCCGTCCGGTGACGGCGGGCTGATGGACATCGTGCTGTCACCCACCTACAACCAGGACCGCCTGATGTACGCCTACATCAGCACGCCCACCGACAACCGTGTCATCCGCATCGCCGACGGCGACATTCCGAAGGACATCCTGACCGGAATTCCCAAGGGCGCCAACGGAAACACCGGAGCGTTGATCTTCACCAGCCCGACCACCCTGGTGGTGATGACCGGCGACGCGGGCAATCCCGCGATGGCCGCCGACCCGAAGTCGTTGGCCGGCAAGGTGCTGCGCATCGAGCAGCCGACGACCATCGGGCAGGCGCCGCCGACGACCGCGCTGTCCGGTGTCGGCGCCGGCGGCGGACTGTGCACCGACCCCGTCGACGGCTCGCTCTATGTCGCGGACCGCACCCCGACGGCGGACCGGTTGCAGCGCATCACCAAAACCTCGGAGGTGTCCACGGTGTGGACCTGGCCGGATAAGCCGGGCGTCGCCGGGTGCGCGGCCATGGACGGCACCGTGCTGGTAAACCTGATCAACACCAAGCTGACGGTGGCCGTGCGGCTTGCCCCCTCCACGGGTGCGGTCACCGGCGAACCCGACGTCGTGCGCAAGGACACCCACGCCCATGCGTGGGCGTTGCGAATGTCGCCGGACGGCAACGTGTGGGGCGCCACTGTCAACAAGACCGCCGGGGACGCCGAGAAGCTCGACGACGTGGTGTTCCCGCTCTTCCCGCAGGGCGGCGGCTTCCCGCGCAACAACGACGACAAGACCTAA
- a CDS encoding 3-isopropylmalate dehydrogenase, which produces MKLAVIGGDGIGPEVTAEAIKVLDSVLPGVQKTEYDLGARRYHATGELLPDSVLAELREHDAILLGAVGDPSVPSGVLERGLLLRLRFELDHHVNLRPARLYPGVSSPLAGNPDIDFVVVREGTEGPYTGTGGAIRAGTPNEVATEVSLNTAFGVRRVVADAFERAQRRRKNLTLVHKNNVLTFAGKLWSRIVAEVGEQYPDVEVAYQHVDAATIFLVNDPGRFDVIVTDNLFGDIITDLAAAVCGGIGLAASGNIDATRANPSMFEPVHGSAPDIAGQGIADPTAAIMSVALLLAHLGEDDAATRVDGAVAKHLATRGSERLATRDVGERIVAAL; this is translated from the coding sequence GTGAAACTGGCTGTGATCGGCGGTGACGGCATCGGGCCGGAAGTGACGGCCGAGGCGATCAAGGTCCTCGACTCCGTGCTGCCCGGCGTGCAGAAGACCGAGTACGACCTGGGCGCCCGGCGCTACCACGCCACCGGCGAGCTGCTGCCGGATTCGGTGCTCGCCGAATTGCGCGAGCACGACGCCATTTTGCTGGGCGCGGTAGGCGATCCGTCGGTGCCGAGCGGCGTGCTGGAGCGAGGCCTGTTGCTGCGCCTGCGCTTTGAGCTGGACCACCACGTCAACCTGCGGCCGGCACGGCTGTATCCGGGCGTGAGCAGTCCGCTCGCCGGCAATCCCGACATCGATTTCGTGGTGGTGCGCGAGGGGACCGAAGGCCCCTACACCGGTACCGGTGGCGCGATCCGCGCCGGTACGCCCAACGAGGTGGCCACCGAGGTCAGCCTGAACACCGCGTTCGGTGTGCGCCGAGTCGTGGCCGATGCGTTCGAGCGCGCACAGCGACGTCGCAAAAACCTGACGCTGGTGCACAAGAACAATGTGTTGACCTTCGCCGGAAAGCTGTGGTCGCGGATCGTGGCCGAGGTCGGGGAACAGTATCCCGACGTCGAGGTGGCCTACCAGCACGTCGACGCCGCCACCATCTTCCTGGTCAACGACCCGGGACGGTTCGACGTGATCGTCACCGACAATCTGTTCGGCGACATCATCACCGACCTGGCCGCGGCGGTGTGCGGCGGAATCGGCTTGGCGGCAAGCGGAAACATCGACGCCACCCGCGCCAACCCGTCGATGTTCGAGCCCGTGCACGGTAGCGCGCCCGACATCGCGGGCCAGGGCATCGCCGACCCCACCGCGGCGATCATGTCGGTGGCGCTGCTCCTCGCGCACCTGGGTGAGGACGACGCCGCTACCCGGGTGGACGGCGCCGTCGCGAAGCACCTGGCAACGCGCGGGAGCGAACGGCTTGCCACACGCGATGTCGGCGAACGGATTGTCGCCGCGCTCTAG
- the ilvN gene encoding acetolactate synthase small subunit translates to MDAVTHTLSVLVEDKPGVLARVAALFSRRGFNIQSLAVGPTEQKDMSRMTIVVSAEETPLEQITKQLNKLINVIKIIELDEDNSVSRELALIKVRADAGSRSQVIEAVNLFRAKVIDVAPEALTIEATGNRGKIEALLRVLEPFGIREIVQSGVVSLSRGPRGIGTAK, encoded by the coding sequence ATGGACGCGGTGACTCATACGCTGTCGGTGTTGGTGGAGGACAAGCCCGGAGTGCTCGCGCGGGTGGCCGCGCTGTTCTCCCGGCGCGGGTTCAACATCCAGTCCCTGGCCGTCGGTCCGACCGAGCAGAAGGACATGTCGCGGATGACCATCGTGGTCTCTGCCGAGGAGACCCCACTCGAGCAGATCACCAAGCAGCTCAACAAGTTGATCAATGTCATCAAGATCATCGAGCTGGACGAGGACAACTCGGTGTCCCGCGAACTGGCGCTCATCAAGGTGCGCGCCGACGCGGGCAGCCGCAGCCAGGTGATCGAGGCGGTGAACTTGTTCCGCGCCAAGGTCATTGACGTCGCGCCAGAGGCACTGACCATCGAGGCCACCGGTAACCGGGGCAAGATCGAGGCGCTGTTGCGGGTGCTGGAGCCCTTCGGTATCCGGGAAATCGTCCAGTCGGGTGTGGTGTCGTTGTCCCGCGGTCCTCGCGGCATCGGCACGGCTAAGTAA
- the wrbA gene encoding NAD(P)H:quinone oxidoreductase: MTKLAVIYYSATGHGTAMARRVAATAESAGADVRVRHVAETQDPQSFAHNPAWTANYAATKDLPAATGDDIVWADAVIFGSPTRFGSPAAQLRTFLDSLGGLWAQGQLADKVYAAFTSSNTLHGGQETTLLSLYITLIHFGGIIVPPGYTDPLKFVDGNPYGVSLLSTHDNIETFDEATANALDHLARRVVLTAGRLRDT, translated from the coding sequence GTGACCAAGCTCGCTGTCATCTACTATTCCGCGACCGGCCATGGCACGGCGATGGCCCGGCGCGTCGCTGCCACGGCCGAGTCCGCAGGCGCCGACGTTCGCGTGAGGCACGTGGCGGAAACGCAGGATCCGCAGTCGTTCGCGCACAACCCGGCCTGGACGGCCAACTATGCGGCGACGAAAGACCTCCCGGCAGCCACCGGCGACGATATCGTCTGGGCCGACGCGGTGATCTTCGGGTCACCGACGCGCTTCGGCTCTCCCGCAGCGCAATTGCGGACCTTCCTCGATTCGCTGGGTGGGCTGTGGGCTCAGGGCCAACTCGCGGACAAGGTGTACGCGGCCTTCACGTCCTCCAATACGCTGCACGGCGGTCAGGAGACGACCCTGCTGTCGCTCTACATCACGCTGATCCATTTCGGCGGCATCATCGTTCCGCCGGGATACACCGATCCGCTGAAATTCGTCGACGGCAATCCGTACGGGGTGAGCCTGCTCTCGACCCATGACAACATCGAGACGTTCGACGAGGCGACCGCTAACGCCCTCGACCACCTGGCACGCCGCGTGGTCTTGACAGCCGGCCGCCTGCGCGACACATAA
- a CDS encoding acetolactate synthase large subunit: MSAPTRPPTQRPADIASDAAETPAAAPTKHPKRVAPEQLTGAQSVIRSLEELDVEVIFGIPGGAVLPVYDPLFDSKKLRHVLVRHEQGAGHAASGYAHATGKVGVMMATSGPGATNLVTPLADAQMDSIPVVAITGQVGRTLIGTDAFQEADISGITMPITKHNFLVRSGDEIPQVIAEAFHIASSGRPGAVLVDIPKDVLQGQCTFSWPPRLDLPGYKPNTKPHNRQIREAAKLIAAARKPVLYVGGGVIRGEATEQLRELAELTGIPVVTTLMARGAFPDSHRQHLGMPGMHGTVAAVAALQRSDLLIALGTRFDDRVTGKLDTFAPEAKVIHADIDPAEIGKNRHADVPIVGDVKAVITELIAMLREREIPGTLDMDDWWAYLDQVQSTYPLSYGPQSDGSLSPEYVIEKLGQIAGPDAIYVAGVGQHQMWAAQFVSYEKPRTWLNSGGLGTMGFAVPAAMGAKLARPEAEVWAIDGDGCFQMTNQELATCAIEGAPIKVALINNGNLGMVRQWQTLFYGERYSQTDLATHSHRIPDFVKLAEALGCVGLRCEREEDVEDVINQARAINDRPVVIDFIVGADAQVWPMVAAGTSNDEIQAARGIRPLFDDESEGHA; encoded by the coding sequence GTGAGCGCTCCCACCAGGCCGCCGACGCAGCGCCCGGCCGACATCGCCTCAGACGCCGCGGAAACTCCCGCGGCGGCCCCGACCAAACACCCGAAACGTGTTGCGCCGGAACAGCTTACCGGTGCCCAGTCGGTGATCCGGTCACTGGAGGAGCTCGACGTCGAGGTCATCTTCGGCATCCCCGGCGGCGCGGTGCTGCCGGTCTACGACCCCTTATTCGACTCGAAGAAGCTGCGCCACGTGCTGGTTCGGCACGAGCAGGGCGCCGGCCACGCCGCCAGCGGCTACGCGCACGCCACCGGAAAGGTCGGCGTCATGATGGCCACGTCGGGCCCCGGCGCCACCAACCTCGTCACCCCGCTGGCCGACGCGCAGATGGACTCGATACCGGTGGTGGCCATCACCGGTCAGGTCGGCCGCACGCTGATCGGGACGGACGCCTTCCAGGAGGCCGACATCTCCGGCATCACGATGCCCATCACCAAGCACAACTTCCTGGTCCGCTCCGGCGACGAGATCCCGCAGGTGATCGCCGAGGCGTTCCACATCGCGTCGTCGGGACGGCCCGGCGCGGTGCTCGTCGACATCCCCAAGGACGTGCTGCAGGGCCAGTGCACGTTCAGCTGGCCGCCGCGCCTGGACCTGCCCGGCTACAAGCCGAACACCAAGCCGCACAACCGGCAGATCCGGGAGGCCGCGAAGCTGATCGCGGCCGCGCGCAAGCCGGTGCTGTACGTGGGGGGCGGGGTGATCCGCGGCGAGGCGACCGAGCAGCTGCGCGAGTTGGCCGAGCTGACCGGCATTCCCGTCGTCACCACGCTGATGGCGCGCGGCGCGTTCCCGGACAGCCATCGCCAGCACCTCGGCATGCCCGGCATGCACGGCACCGTCGCCGCGGTGGCGGCGCTGCAGCGCAGCGACCTGCTGATCGCGCTGGGGACGCGCTTCGACGACCGCGTGACCGGCAAGCTCGACACGTTCGCGCCGGAGGCCAAGGTCATCCACGCCGACATCGACCCGGCCGAGATCGGCAAGAACCGGCACGCCGACGTGCCGATCGTCGGCGACGTGAAGGCCGTCATCACCGAGCTGATCGCGATGCTGCGGGAGCGCGAGATCCCGGGCACCCTCGACATGGACGACTGGTGGGCCTACCTCGATCAGGTCCAGTCCACGTACCCGCTGAGTTACGGCCCGCAGAGCGACGGCAGCCTCAGCCCCGAATACGTCATCGAGAAGCTGGGCCAGATCGCCGGCCCCGACGCGATCTACGTCGCCGGCGTGGGACAGCACCAGATGTGGGCTGCGCAGTTCGTCTCCTACGAGAAGCCGCGCACCTGGCTCAACTCCGGCGGCCTGGGCACCATGGGGTTCGCCGTTCCGGCGGCCATGGGCGCCAAGCTGGCCCGCCCGGAGGCGGAGGTATGGGCGATCGACGGCGACGGCTGCTTCCAGATGACCAACCAGGAACTGGCCACGTGCGCGATCGAGGGTGCGCCGATCAAGGTGGCGCTGATCAACAACGGCAACCTGGGCATGGTGCGCCAGTGGCAGACCCTGTTCTACGGGGAGCGGTACTCGCAGACCGACCTGGCCACGCACTCGCACCGCATCCCGGACTTCGTGAAGCTGGCCGAGGCGCTAGGCTGCGTCGGATTGCGTTGCGAGCGTGAGGAAGACGTGGAAGACGTGATCAACCAGGCGCGCGCCATCAACGACCGCCCCGTCGTCATCGACTTCATCGTCGGCGCCGACGCGCAGGTGTGGCCGATGGTGGCCGCGGGCACCAGCAACGACGAGATCCAAGCGGCCCGCGGCATCCGCCCGCTGTTCGACGACGAAAGCGAAGGACACGCCTGA
- the ilvC gene encoding ketol-acid reductoisomerase, with the protein MFYDDDADLSIIQGRKVGVIGYGSQGHAHSLSLRDSGVDVRVGLKEGSKSRAKVEEQGLTVDTPAGVAKWADVIMLLAPDTAQADIFKNEIEPNLKEGDALFFGHGLNIHFGLIKPPADVTVAMVAPKGPGHLVRRQFVDGKGVPCLIAVDQDPTGKGEALALSYAKAIGGTRAGVIKTTFKDETETDLFGEQAVLCGGTEELVKTGFDVMVEAGYPPEMAYFEVLHELKLIVDLMYEGGIARMNYSVSDTAEFGGYLSGPRVIDAGTKERMREILRDIQDGSFTKKLVENVEGGNKQLEQLRKENAEHPIEVVGKRLRDLMSWVDRPITETA; encoded by the coding sequence ATGTTCTACGACGACGACGCGGACCTGTCGATCATCCAGGGGCGCAAGGTCGGCGTCATCGGCTACGGCAGCCAGGGCCACGCCCACTCGCTGAGCCTGCGTGACTCCGGTGTCGACGTCCGGGTCGGTTTGAAGGAGGGCTCGAAGTCGCGGGCCAAGGTCGAGGAGCAGGGCCTGACCGTCGACACCCCCGCCGGGGTCGCCAAGTGGGCCGACGTGATCATGCTGCTGGCGCCGGACACCGCGCAGGCCGACATCTTCAAGAACGAGATCGAGCCCAACCTGAAGGAGGGCGACGCCCTGTTTTTCGGTCACGGGCTCAACATCCACTTCGGGCTGATCAAACCGCCGGCCGACGTCACCGTCGCGATGGTGGCCCCGAAGGGGCCCGGCCACCTGGTGCGCCGCCAGTTCGTCGACGGCAAGGGCGTGCCGTGTCTGATCGCCGTCGACCAGGACCCGACCGGCAAGGGTGAGGCGCTGGCACTGTCTTACGCCAAGGCCATCGGCGGCACCCGCGCCGGCGTCATCAAGACCACGTTCAAGGACGAGACCGAAACCGACCTGTTCGGTGAGCAGGCTGTGTTGTGCGGTGGCACAGAGGAATTGGTGAAGACCGGTTTCGACGTGATGGTCGAGGCGGGCTACCCGCCGGAAATGGCGTACTTCGAGGTGCTGCACGAGCTCAAGCTCATCGTCGACCTCATGTACGAGGGCGGCATCGCCCGGATGAACTACTCCGTGTCCGACACCGCGGAGTTCGGCGGCTACCTGTCGGGTCCGCGGGTGATCGACGCCGGCACCAAAGAGCGCATGCGGGAGATCTTGCGCGACATCCAGGACGGCAGCTTCACCAAGAAGCTGGTCGAGAATGTCGAGGGCGGCAACAAGCAGCTCGAGCAGTTGCGTAAGGAGAACGCCGAGCATCCCATCGAGGTCGTCGGCAAGCGGTTGCGTGACCTGATGAGCTGGGTCGACCGGCCGATCACCGAGACGGCGTAG
- a CDS encoding MFS transporter, giving the protein METDVATTGQLSGRARWSILVVSLVATASSFLFINGVAFLIPALQASRNIPLDEAGLLSSMPSWGMVVTLVLWGYLLDRVGERVVMTAGSALTAVAAYAAASVHSMTLTGVYLFLGGMAAASCNAAGGRLVSAWFPPHQRGLAMGFRQTAQPLGIALGALVIPELTERGPTAGLMFPALACALGAVASAVGIIDPPRKPREKADDHELASPYRGSLVLWRIHAVAGLMMMPQTVTVTFMLVWLIRNLQWSVAAAGGLVTLSQLLGAAGRIAVGRWSDRIGSRMRPVRIIALAAAVTLFLLAWADFLNSRYQAPLMVLIAVIAALDNGLEATAITEFAGPFWSGRALGIQNTTQRVMAAAGPPLFGAFIGAAKYPPAWLLCGVFPLLAAPLVPSRLVPPGLETRARRQSVRRHRVWQAVRSRALPGASRRRRPPG; this is encoded by the coding sequence ATGGAGACGGACGTCGCCACCACCGGCCAACTCAGCGGGCGCGCAAGGTGGTCCATCCTGGTCGTTTCGCTGGTGGCGACGGCGAGTTCGTTCCTCTTCATCAACGGCGTTGCGTTCCTCATTCCCGCGCTGCAAGCTTCGCGCAACATACCGCTCGACGAGGCCGGTTTGTTGTCCTCGATGCCGAGCTGGGGAATGGTTGTCACGCTGGTGCTCTGGGGTTACCTGCTCGACCGGGTGGGCGAGCGCGTGGTGATGACCGCGGGTTCGGCGCTCACCGCGGTGGCGGCCTACGCCGCGGCGTCCGTCCATTCGATGACGCTGACGGGCGTGTATCTGTTCCTCGGCGGGATGGCGGCCGCCAGTTGCAACGCGGCCGGGGGACGGTTGGTGTCCGCCTGGTTCCCCCCGCACCAACGGGGTTTGGCCATGGGTTTTCGCCAGACGGCGCAGCCGTTGGGTATCGCTTTGGGCGCGCTGGTGATTCCCGAGCTGACCGAACGCGGGCCGACCGCGGGGCTGATGTTCCCCGCGCTGGCGTGCGCGTTGGGTGCGGTGGCCAGTGCGGTGGGGATCATCGATCCGCCTCGCAAACCACGGGAGAAGGCGGACGATCACGAGCTGGCCAGCCCCTATCGGGGGTCGTTGGTGCTGTGGCGAATTCACGCCGTGGCCGGTCTGATGATGATGCCTCAGACGGTGACCGTGACCTTCATGCTGGTGTGGCTGATCCGCAACCTGCAGTGGTCGGTCGCGGCCGCCGGCGGTTTGGTGACCCTTTCGCAGCTGCTCGGCGCCGCCGGGCGCATCGCCGTGGGCCGGTGGTCCGACCGGATCGGCTCACGGATGCGGCCGGTTCGCATCATCGCCTTGGCCGCGGCCGTGACACTCTTCCTGTTGGCGTGGGCCGACTTTCTGAATTCCCGGTACCAAGCACCGTTGATGGTGCTGATCGCGGTGATCGCCGCACTCGACAACGGGCTGGAGGCAACGGCCATCACGGAATTCGCCGGACCGTTCTGGAGCGGCCGCGCGCTGGGCATCCAGAACACCACCCAACGGGTGATGGCGGCCGCGGGGCCGCCCCTCTTCGGCGCGTTCATCGGCGCGGCCAAGTACCCGCCGGCGTGGTTGCTGTGCGGCGTATTCCCGCTGCTGGCAGCACCGTTGGTGCCGAGCCGCCTGGTCCCGCCGGGCTTGGAGACTAGAGCGCGGCGACAATCCGTTCGCCGACATCGCGTGTGGCAAGCCGTTCGCTCCCGCGCGTTGCCAGGTGCTTCGCGACGGCGCCGTCCACCCGGGTAG
- a CDS encoding DoxX family protein: MTSQSNDAHWQRPGESPAPNPGRPASARLVDPEDDLTPVGYPGDFGTTTVIPYQDPGNSAGPGNSTYNLLDHQEPLPYVQPQPAAHPAPISATEPARIDSDDDDDRLRPGGRRGTQHLGLLVLRVGLGVVLAAHGLQKVFGWWGGGGLTGLRNSLTDVGYHHADILAYVSAGGEIVAGVLLVLGLFTPVAAAGALAFLINGLLATVSGSSRSHAFAFFLPQGHEYQITLIVMAVAVVLCGPGRYGLDAGRGWAHRPFIGSFVALLAGIAAGVGVWVLLNGVNPIA, translated from the coding sequence GTGACCAGTCAATCGAATGACGCACATTGGCAGCGGCCCGGGGAATCCCCCGCGCCGAACCCGGGACGCCCCGCCTCGGCGCGCCTGGTCGACCCCGAAGACGACCTGACGCCGGTCGGGTATCCGGGTGACTTCGGAACCACGACCGTCATCCCCTACCAGGACCCCGGCAACTCGGCCGGTCCCGGCAACTCGACGTACAACCTCCTCGACCACCAGGAGCCGTTGCCGTACGTCCAGCCGCAGCCGGCGGCGCACCCGGCGCCGATCTCGGCCACCGAGCCCGCACGCATCGATTCGGACGACGACGACGACCGGCTACGCCCCGGCGGCCGCCGCGGCACCCAGCACCTCGGTTTGCTGGTGTTGCGGGTGGGCCTCGGCGTGGTGCTCGCCGCCCACGGCCTGCAGAAGGTGTTCGGCTGGTGGGGCGGGGGCGGCCTGACCGGCCTGCGGAACTCCCTGACCGATGTCGGTTACCACCACGCCGACATCCTCGCGTACGTCAGCGCCGGCGGCGAGATCGTCGCGGGCGTGTTGCTGGTGCTGGGATTGTTCACCCCGGTGGCCGCCGCGGGCGCCCTGGCGTTCCTGATCAACGGCCTGCTGGCCACCGTTTCCGGCAGCTCTCGCTCGCACGCGTTCGCGTTCTTCCTGCCACAAGGGCACGAATACCAGATCACGCTCATCGTCATGGCCGTCGCCGTCGTGCTGTGCGGACCGGGCCGGTATGGGCTCGACGCGGGCCGCGGTTGGGCCCACCGACCCTTCATCGGGTCATTCGTGGCCCTGCTGGCCGGCATCGCCGCCGGTGTCGGGGTGTGGGTGCTGCTCAACGGCGTCAACCCCATCGCCTGA
- a CDS encoding fumarylacetoacetate hydrolase family protein: MRLGRIASPDGVAFVSIEGDTADPAGMTAREIAEHPFGTPSFTGRSWPLADVRLLAPILAGKVVCVGKNYADHVAEMSNLTGPAPADPVIFLKPNTAIVGPNAPIKLPANASPVHFEGELAAVIGRPCKDVAAAQAAENILGYTIANDVSARDQQKADGQWTRAKGHDTFCPVGPWIVTDVDPADLELRTEVNGEVKQNSRTSLMIHDVGDIIEWISAVMTLLPGDLILTGTPAGVGPIEDGDTVSITIEGIGTLSNPVVRKGKS, encoded by the coding sequence ATGCGCCTTGGTCGAATCGCCAGCCCCGACGGTGTCGCCTTCGTCAGCATCGAGGGCGACACGGCCGACCCCGCCGGGATGACCGCCCGCGAGATCGCCGAGCATCCCTTCGGCACGCCGAGTTTCACCGGCCGATCGTGGCCACTCGCCGATGTGCGGCTGCTGGCCCCGATCCTGGCGGGCAAGGTGGTCTGTGTCGGAAAGAACTATGCCGACCACGTCGCCGAGATGAGCAACCTCACCGGCCCCGCGCCGGCCGATCCGGTGATCTTCCTCAAGCCCAACACCGCGATCGTCGGTCCCAACGCGCCGATCAAATTGCCCGCCAACGCATCACCCGTGCACTTCGAGGGTGAGCTGGCCGCGGTGATCGGCCGGCCGTGCAAGGACGTCGCCGCCGCTCAGGCCGCCGAAAACATCCTCGGCTACACGATCGCCAACGACGTGTCGGCACGCGATCAACAAAAGGCCGACGGCCAGTGGACCCGCGCCAAAGGACATGACACATTCTGCCCCGTCGGGCCCTGGATCGTCACCGACGTCGACCCGGCGGACCTCGAGCTGCGTACCGAGGTCAACGGTGAAGTGAAGCAAAACAGCCGGACGTCGCTGATGATTCACGACGTCGGCGACATCATCGAATGGATCTCCGCCGTCATGACGCTGCTGCCCGGCGACCTCATCCTCACCGGCACACCCGCCGGCGTCGGCCCCATCGAGGACGGAGACACCGTCTCCATCACGATCGAGGGCATCGGCACCCTCTCCAATCCCGTGGTCCGTAAGGGCAAGTCGTGA
- the serA gene encoding phosphoglycerate dehydrogenase, with protein sequence MNLPVVLIADKLAQSTVAALGDQVEVRWVDGPDREKLLAAVPDADALLVRSATTVDAEVLAAAPKLKIVARAGVGLDNVDVDAATERGVLVVNAPTSNIHSAAEHALALMLAAAREIPAADASLRAHTWKRSSFNGTEIFGKTVGVVGLGRIGQLVAQRLAAFGAHLVAYDPYVSPARASQLGIELLALDDLLARADFISVHLPKTPETAGLIGKEALAKTKPGVIIVNAARGGLVDEAALAEAVSSGHVRAAGIDVFAKEPCTDSPLFELPQVVVTPHLGASTAEAQDRAGTDVAASVKLALAGEFVPDAVNVGGGVVNEEVAPWLDLVRKLGVLVAALSDGLPASLSVQVRGELASEDVEILKLSALRGLFSAVIEDQVTFVNAPALASERGVTAELSTASESPNHRSVVDVRAVAHDGSTVNVAGTLSGPQLVEKIVQINGRNFDLRAQGTNLVINYMDQPGALGKIGTLLGAAGVNIQAAQLSEDTEGPSATILLRLDQDVPDDVRSAIAAAVGANKLEVVDLS encoded by the coding sequence GTGAATCTGCCTGTTGTATTAATCGCCGACAAGCTCGCCCAATCAACCGTCGCCGCGCTGGGAGACCAGGTCGAGGTGCGCTGGGTGGATGGCCCGGACCGCGAGAAGCTGCTGGCCGCGGTGCCTGACGCCGACGCGCTGCTGGTGCGATCGGCCACCACCGTCGATGCCGAGGTGCTGGCCGCGGCGCCCAAGCTGAAGATCGTGGCCCGCGCGGGCGTCGGGCTGGACAACGTGGACGTGGACGCCGCCACCGAGCGCGGCGTGCTCGTGGTCAACGCCCCGACGTCGAACATCCACAGCGCCGCCGAACACGCACTGGCGCTGATGCTGGCCGCGGCGCGCGAGATCCCGGCGGCCGACGCCTCGCTGCGCGCGCACACGTGGAAGCGCTCCTCCTTCAACGGCACCGAGATCTTCGGCAAGACCGTTGGCGTCGTGGGGCTGGGCCGGATCGGCCAACTGGTCGCCCAGCGGCTGGCGGCCTTCGGCGCCCACCTCGTCGCGTACGACCCGTACGTGTCGCCGGCCCGCGCTTCCCAGCTGGGCATCGAACTGCTGGCGCTCGACGACCTGTTGGCCCGCGCCGACTTCATCTCCGTGCACCTGCCGAAGACCCCCGAGACGGCGGGCCTGATCGGCAAGGAGGCGCTGGCGAAGACCAAGCCGGGCGTCATCATCGTCAACGCCGCGCGCGGCGGGCTCGTCGACGAGGCGGCGCTGGCCGAAGCGGTCAGCAGCGGCCACGTGCGCGCGGCCGGCATCGACGTGTTCGCGAAAGAGCCGTGCACCGACAGCCCGCTGTTCGAGCTGCCGCAGGTGGTCGTCACGCCGCACCTCGGCGCGTCCACCGCCGAGGCGCAGGACCGCGCCGGCACCGATGTCGCGGCGAGCGTGAAGCTCGCGCTGGCCGGCGAATTCGTGCCCGACGCGGTCAACGTGGGCGGTGGCGTGGTCAACGAAGAGGTGGCCCCGTGGCTGGACCTGGTGCGCAAGCTCGGCGTGCTGGTTGCCGCGCTGTCCGACGGGCTGCCCGCGTCGCTGTCGGTCCAGGTGCGCGGCGAACTGGCCTCCGAAGACGTTGAGATACTCAAGCTTTCGGCGCTGCGCGGGCTGTTCTCCGCCGTCATCGAGGACCAGGTGACCTTCGTCAACGCGCCGGCGCTGGCTTCCGAGCGTGGCGTCACCGCCGAACTCAGCACGGCTTCCGAGAGCCCCAACCACCGCAGCGTCGTCGACGTGCGGGCCGTCGCGCACGACGGCTCGACCGTCAACGTCGCCGGCACGCTGTCGGGTCCGCAGTTGGTCGAGAAGATCGTCCAGATCAACGGACGCAACTTCGACCTGCGCGCCCAGGGCACCAACCTGGTGATCAACTACATGGATCAGCCCGGGGCGCTGGGCAAGATCGGCACCTTGTTGGGTGCCGCCGGCGTGAATATTCAGGCGGCGCAACTGAGTGAGGACACCGAGGGCCCGAGCGCCACGATCCTGTTGCGGCTTGATCAAGACGTTCCCGACGACGTGCGGTCGGCGATCGCTGCGGCCGTGGGTGCCAACAAGCTCGAGGTGGTCGATCTCTCGTGA